Proteins encoded together in one Marispirochaeta sp. window:
- a CDS encoding radical SAM protein, with protein sequence MLSFPRPENGHPCFNESSCAKSGRVHLPVAPECNTACNFCNRKFDCPNEGRPGVSSTILRPEHAVPYLKMLEGQIPLDVVGIAGPGDPLANPEKVFAALKLVRKTYPGMAFCMATNGLALPEHTERIAELGVGFMTVTVNAATTGTGARIYRWARWKRKVLRGEEAAGRILENQLTGIRLLKEAGITVKVNTVLIPGINDLETEDIADMVRLTGADVMNILPMLPVADTPFSGIASPTLEALERARLRAGTRMKQISHCRRCRADAAGSLANGLPPEKVATLLRHAAAYADKPRVAIASREGVLVNQHLGDAGRFLIFASGDAGPELVEERTAPPSGCGDSRWTRLCELLDDCAWVAVTGIGERPREILESAGVRPVLLSGTVAEVAAGLLRGENCSHLAVGNFSCAGNGLSCA encoded by the coding sequence ATGCTGAGTTTTCCAAGGCCGGAAAACGGCCATCCCTGTTTTAATGAATCCTCCTGTGCAAAGTCCGGCAGGGTGCATTTGCCGGTGGCACCGGAGTGCAATACGGCCTGCAATTTCTGCAACCGTAAATTCGACTGTCCCAACGAAGGGCGCCCCGGGGTCAGCAGCACAATTTTACGGCCGGAGCATGCTGTTCCGTATCTCAAGATGCTGGAGGGACAGATTCCTCTTGATGTGGTGGGTATTGCAGGTCCTGGAGATCCTCTGGCGAATCCTGAAAAGGTTTTTGCCGCATTGAAGCTTGTCCGGAAAACGTACCCGGGTATGGCGTTTTGTATGGCTACCAATGGACTGGCTCTGCCTGAGCACACAGAGCGGATAGCGGAACTCGGTGTCGGGTTCATGACGGTAACTGTCAATGCTGCTACCACCGGTACAGGGGCGCGGATTTACCGATGGGCCCGCTGGAAAAGAAAAGTCCTGCGGGGTGAGGAAGCCGCAGGGCGCATCCTGGAGAATCAGCTTACCGGAATCCGTCTGTTAAAAGAAGCGGGGATAACTGTGAAGGTAAACACTGTGCTGATTCCCGGGATTAACGACCTGGAAACAGAAGATATCGCGGACATGGTGCGCCTTACAGGAGCAGACGTAATGAATATCCTGCCCATGTTACCCGTGGCGGACACGCCGTTTTCCGGCATTGCCTCGCCGACGCTGGAAGCGCTTGAACGAGCGCGTTTACGTGCCGGAACCCGTATGAAGCAGATTTCGCACTGCCGTCGCTGCCGTGCCGACGCTGCGGGGAGTCTTGCAAATGGATTGCCCCCGGAAAAGGTGGCGACGCTTCTGCGGCACGCTGCTGCATATGCAGATAAACCCAGGGTCGCAATCGCCAGTCGGGAGGGAGTGCTGGTCAATCAGCACCTTGGCGATGCCGGCCGGTTCCTTATCTTTGCGTCCGGAGACGCGGGCCCTGAGCTGGTGGAAGAAAGGACTGCTCCGCCTTCCGGCTGCGGCGATTCCCGCTGGACCCGGTTGTGTGAACTGCTGGATGATTGCGCCTGGGTGGCTGTTACAGGAATCGGCGAACGACCCCGGGAGATTCTGGAATCCGCAGGAGTCCGGCCGGTCCTGCTTTCCGGTACTGTCGCCGAGGTTGCCGCCGGGCTCCTGCGCGGAGAGAACTGTTCACATCTTGCAGTGGGGAATTTCAGCTGTGCCGGAAACGGCCTGAGCTGTGCCTGA
- a CDS encoding (2Fe-2S) ferredoxin domain-containing protein, which produces MEKPERHILVCGSFRASGESQGVCHRKGSIDLIPYLESELADRGMGDVAVSMTGCLKVCDRGPAMVIYPDNLWYGGVESEDDIDAILDALEEDSPAEEYLLC; this is translated from the coding sequence ATGGAAAAACCGGAACGACACATTTTGGTCTGCGGCAGTTTCAGGGCTTCCGGGGAGTCCCAGGGGGTCTGCCACAGAAAAGGTTCTATCGATCTTATTCCCTACCTGGAGTCGGAGCTGGCGGACCGGGGTATGGGGGATGTTGCCGTTTCCATGACGGGCTGCCTTAAAGTGTGCGACCGCGGTCCCGCGATGGTAATCTATCCCGATAATCTCTGGTACGGCGGTGTCGAATCGGAAGACGATATAGATGCCATCCTGGATGCGCTGGAAGAAGATTCGCCGGCAGAGGAGTATCTCTTATGCTGA
- the modA gene encoding molybdate ABC transporter substrate-binding protein: MLRSSIRIFTLSVLLSLVPLFASGTADAAGYSGVLKVRVAAASSLREVMPELLGAYHEAGGAAEIEVIFGSSGKLYAQIVSGAPYDLYLAANERYPARLVEEGYGAGLPELYYSGTLVCVSGLDDFPSGEDFSALQNWMEHTSGMIAIANPQTAPYGEAYKRLSEKCPEYFPGVDTSRIITAGSVSQALHFALSGAACAFVSRSLLNAELKRKVGVLVIDEEYSGSIPQHGLLLKNGERNPEARHFWDFLLSLSGQEIFARAEE; this comes from the coding sequence ATGCTGAGAAGCAGTATCCGGATTTTTACGCTATCAGTTCTTCTTTCTCTTGTACCGCTTTTTGCTTCCGGTACAGCGGATGCTGCAGGCTATTCAGGCGTTCTGAAGGTGAGGGTTGCAGCGGCCTCCAGTTTACGGGAAGTAATGCCGGAACTGCTCGGAGCATACCACGAAGCAGGCGGAGCGGCTGAGATCGAAGTGATCTTCGGATCCTCCGGCAAGCTGTATGCCCAGATTGTCTCAGGAGCCCCTTACGATCTGTACCTGGCCGCCAATGAGAGATACCCTGCGAGACTGGTCGAGGAAGGGTATGGTGCAGGACTGCCTGAACTCTACTACAGCGGAACTTTGGTATGTGTTTCCGGCCTGGATGACTTTCCATCCGGAGAGGATTTTTCCGCTTTGCAGAACTGGATGGAGCATACGAGCGGAATGATAGCCATTGCCAATCCGCAAACGGCTCCATACGGAGAGGCCTATAAGCGTTTGTCGGAGAAGTGTCCGGAATATTTCCCCGGCGTCGATACTTCACGGATAATTACCGCAGGAAGTGTAAGCCAGGCCCTTCACTTTGCTCTTTCCGGAGCTGCCTGCGCCTTTGTCTCCCGGTCCCTTTTGAACGCGGAGCTTAAACGTAAGGTGGGGGTACTGGTTATTGACGAAGAGTACTCGGGATCCATTCCCCAGCATGGACTCCTTTTAAAGAACGGAGAAAGAAATCCGGAAGCCCGGCATTTCTGGGACTTCCTGCTCAGTCTTTCAGGCCAGGAGATATTTGCCAGGGCGGAGGAATAA
- a CDS encoding ABC transporter permease subunit has product MFGPFLLSLRLAAVSAPLTVLISLPAAILLSFRRFRGSFALEVLFLTPLVLPPTVLGFYLLIFFSRLGGFLSFQFSGLVVAGIVVAFPLVVQNLKNGMSMVPRETLEASTLLGKSCLETFARILLPQIKGNILAALALSFAKITGEFGVMMMVGGNIAGSTRLASLALYERVEALDYAAAHAYALLLAAANIGMLAVFLWITRGSRNAAYRA; this is encoded by the coding sequence ATGTTCGGACCCTTTTTACTTTCCCTGCGCCTGGCGGCCGTAAGCGCTCCTTTAACAGTGCTTATATCCCTGCCGGCGGCGATTTTGCTCTCGTTCCGGAGATTCAGAGGAAGCTTTGCCCTTGAAGTACTTTTCCTTACCCCCCTTGTGCTCCCTCCTACGGTATTAGGCTTTTATCTGCTGATTTTTTTCAGTCGTCTTGGCGGATTTCTGAGTTTCCAATTCAGCGGACTTGTGGTTGCAGGGATTGTGGTCGCTTTTCCCCTGGTGGTCCAGAATCTGAAGAACGGGATGTCCATGGTTCCCCGGGAGACCCTCGAAGCCAGCACATTATTGGGAAAATCCTGTTTGGAGACCTTTGCCAGGATTCTGCTGCCCCAGATCAAGGGTAATATTCTTGCGGCACTGGCTCTTTCTTTTGCCAAGATTACCGGAGAGTTTGGCGTCATGATGATGGTGGGAGGAAACATTGCCGGAAGTACCAGGCTGGCATCTCTCGCTTTATATGAAAGGGTCGAAGCTTTGGACTATGCAGCGGCCCATGCATATGCACTGCTGTTGGCCGCAGCAAATATTGGTATGCTCGCGGTTTTTTTGTGGATTACAAGGGGAAGCAGGAATGCTGCATATAGAGCTTGA
- a CDS encoding ATP-binding cassette domain-containing protein gives MLHIELEKHVSTPSGPRNLRYTAEFRTGACTAISGPSGAGKTTLLRMIAGLLAPDRGCILMNDTLWYDSATGYSRAPGSRGIGYVSQQDSLFPHMTVEQNIGYACKDPGYEQFLLHMTGLGALRKARPKQLSGGQRQRVALCRALSHRPGLLLLDEPFSALDRTARHSLQNQLEKIRDKLGLTVLLVSHDEYEMAKLADRALVLEDGECYEVPVISYLRGGPYAYTECPYQ, from the coding sequence ATGCTGCATATAGAGCTTGAAAAGCATGTGTCGACTCCCTCAGGTCCGCGTAATCTTCGATACACAGCAGAGTTCAGAACCGGAGCTTGCACAGCCATAAGCGGACCCTCCGGTGCAGGAAAAACCACCCTGCTGCGGATGATCGCCGGGCTCCTTGCCCCGGACAGAGGGTGTATTCTCATGAACGATACTCTGTGGTACGATTCCGCGACTGGATACTCCCGAGCTCCCGGCAGCAGGGGGATCGGGTATGTGAGTCAGCAGGATTCCCTGTTTCCCCATATGACGGTGGAACAGAATATCGGCTATGCCTGCAAAGATCCCGGATATGAACAGTTTTTGCTGCATATGACCGGACTTGGTGCGCTTCGTAAAGCACGGCCGAAACAGCTGTCAGGTGGTCAGCGTCAGCGTGTAGCCCTCTGCCGGGCCCTTTCTCATCGGCCCGGTCTGCTCCTGCTGGACGAACCCTTTTCTGCGCTGGACAGGACTGCTCGTCATTCACTTCAGAATCAGCTGGAAAAGATCCGGGACAAGCTGGGGCTGACGGTGTTACTTGTGTCCCACGACGAATATGAAATGGCCAAGCTTGCCGATAGAGCTCTGGTTCTTGAAGATGGTGAGTGCTATGAAGTCCCTGTTATTTCATATCTCCGGGGAGGTCCCTATGCATATACGGAATGCCCGTATCAGTGA
- a CDS encoding GNAT family N-acetyltransferase has product MHIRNARISDISAMTEMLGELFRIEKDFSPRPILHASALSMILKDPSYHLLIAADPADRPVGMVSLHILLSTAEGGKVGILEDLIVRKEYRRKGLGSALLGEIDRIVRRECLIRVQLLADRENHPALDFYRKKGWSMTSLIVLRRR; this is encoded by the coding sequence ATGCATATACGGAATGCCCGTATCAGTGACATTTCCGCCATGACGGAGATGCTGGGGGAACTCTTCAGAATTGAAAAGGATTTTTCTCCCCGGCCGATTCTCCATGCCAGCGCGTTGAGCATGATTCTCAAAGATCCCTCATATCACCTGCTGATCGCGGCGGATCCGGCAGATCGTCCTGTAGGTATGGTTTCTCTCCACATTCTCTTGTCTACTGCGGAAGGTGGCAAGGTAGGTATTCTGGAGGATCTTATTGTACGGAAAGAGTACCGCAGAAAAGGACTTGGAAGTGCACTTTTAGGTGAGATCGACAGGATTGTCCGCAGGGAATGCCTGATACGGGTTCAGCTCCTGGCAGATCGGGAGAACCATCCGGCTCTTGATTTCTATAGAAAAAAAGGATGGTCCATGACCTCGTTGATTGTACTGCGCAGGCGCTGA
- a CDS encoding PQQ-binding-like beta-propeller repeat protein produces the protein MRRPRFLIILAFVLLTLSCADKAHWVMFRGTKSRGYTPERVYPPLAVKWKLKLQDSPGEKRSFNPPVVVDDTIYFGSNDGNFYALDVESGYMRWVFKTLSPINSLPYADEQKVYFGSSDGYLYAVDRENGEKVWDFNTRSPVNSTVIGYEDGIVFTSDAGASYFFSADGELQHQIPNPVWLSHSFQIQDHVMYFAPGPETSPHSFGAYDIRARDYLWFIDTWDNAPTWYSFPAKKGSILHYATSRLYVDGWLLTYYGLNAVNGEIEWVREEPAVLPVWPDIDHYTLFEDSLELLDYLAPALWKDLVIYSSGDNVIRAFKGKTGKTAWRREFLQPASSSPIVAGDRVYIGLRGSLDEDTMEKQYPSLLVCLSARSGKVLWEYETDGDILSAPVIAGGWIIFGTDNSFFYVLEEVF, from the coding sequence ATGAGACGCCCCAGATTCCTGATAATCCTGGCATTTGTGCTGCTGACCCTGTCATGCGCTGATAAAGCCCACTGGGTAATGTTCCGGGGAACTAAAAGCAGAGGCTATACCCCGGAGCGGGTCTACCCGCCCCTGGCTGTTAAATGGAAGCTGAAACTCCAGGACAGCCCCGGGGAGAAGCGCAGTTTTAATCCCCCGGTGGTCGTTGACGATACCATCTACTTCGGTTCCAACGATGGAAACTTCTACGCCCTGGATGTGGAGTCCGGGTACATGCGCTGGGTATTCAAAACCTTGAGTCCCATAAACTCCCTGCCCTATGCGGACGAACAGAAGGTCTACTTCGGCTCGTCCGACGGCTACCTGTACGCTGTGGACAGAGAAAACGGCGAGAAGGTCTGGGACTTCAATACCCGTTCTCCGGTGAACTCCACGGTAATCGGCTACGAAGACGGGATTGTGTTTACCTCCGACGCAGGGGCCAGCTACTTCTTCAGCGCCGACGGCGAACTGCAGCACCAGATCCCCAACCCGGTCTGGCTCTCCCATAGTTTCCAGATTCAGGATCATGTCATGTACTTTGCTCCCGGACCGGAAACAAGTCCCCACAGCTTCGGGGCTTACGACATCCGTGCCAGGGACTACCTCTGGTTTATCGATACCTGGGACAATGCACCCACCTGGTACTCCTTTCCGGCAAAAAAGGGAAGTATCCTCCATTATGCAACCAGCAGGCTCTATGTCGACGGCTGGCTTTTGACCTATTACGGTCTGAACGCAGTGAATGGAGAAATTGAGTGGGTTCGGGAAGAACCCGCCGTACTGCCGGTCTGGCCCGATATTGACCACTACACCCTTTTTGAGGATTCTCTGGAACTGCTGGATTATCTGGCTCCCGCCCTCTGGAAGGACCTGGTAATCTACTCTTCAGGAGACAACGTAATCCGCGCCTTCAAGGGAAAAACGGGGAAGACCGCCTGGCGGCGGGAGTTTCTGCAGCCTGCTTCGTCCTCTCCCATAGTCGCCGGAGACAGGGTCTATATAGGCTTGAGAGGCTCGCTGGATGAGGATACCATGGAAAAGCAGTACCCCTCCCTGCTGGTCTGTCTCTCCGCCCGCAGCGGCAAGGTGCTGTGGGAGTATGAGACCGACGGGGACATTCTGTCGGCCCCGGTAATCGCCGGGGGCTGGATTATCTTCGGGACCGACAACAGCTTTTTTTATGTTCTGGAAGAGGTTTTTTAA
- a CDS encoding transglutaminase-like domain-containing protein yields MTVLFILRTLLYLGAMAIPFAHRGVVIDYDLYGLGLYFLLIPGQAVLAFFFTPPQRKLQHTLTAAGLFQLVITLLFAGSGSGMLHYLLLGMWSFLSTCLLFRFRWRCAAIPELIFLAAVYLRLVNFTRGLSSHAGETGGLPQLLLFIGIAALLGQLLVIMLILRRKQEEPRGFWEYLVILAAMVPVLLAASLLVPPDFVQHSVVFNQLFAPPEPEYRPLEEEAEGLPGGNLRDRSPLEGLRRQNGQPGLYGLPADRWGEGDSQGDREGEGTGTGGRQYAIMVVSSPQDPTYLADGYFDSFDPVRGFGKARDMPLNEIVERRLLETWINPAVPGDRSRLDTEIFTLSTIAERALAYLPLQAEPTIYDRSVYPFSYSYPHVAAISITDPYDWVSARDYRENELRGFEKELDIDMDPATEEQFRTFLESAIQEAQGPGQKILAILKSFEGHQYEIGFDEDVSVNAMELFLFTSKSGDCTEFSNTAAILGRLAGIPSRVVTGYLASEGLQTMSHLQGLMLLQVNIPSLKKHPLEELYLVTSAHRHSWAQFYLPDYGWIDFETTRYAIPPPPGGDPNSRDVVIPLIENRTVKGTEFQIPWKLIGQSLASFLVLLVVTLYGYRYGREFLLRCLAAKPGRRGLLAAEKLLLVLLANEGVRLKKRAETPREYAEELPELGRFAHVYEELRFKVRIDPVTEKQLKAELLGEIHRAAAARRRRGLKGAFLRLVSLKGVAYR; encoded by the coding sequence ATGACGGTCCTTTTTATTCTCCGTACCCTGCTCTACCTCGGTGCCATGGCCATACCCTTTGCTCACCGCGGTGTGGTTATAGACTATGATCTTTACGGGCTGGGTCTCTATTTTCTGCTGATACCAGGACAGGCCGTGTTGGCCTTCTTTTTTACTCCACCGCAGCGGAAGCTGCAGCACACCCTGACGGCCGCAGGATTGTTTCAACTGGTTATCACCCTTCTCTTTGCCGGCAGCGGCTCAGGGATGCTCCACTACCTGCTTCTGGGAATGTGGAGTTTCCTGTCCACCTGCCTGCTTTTCCGCTTCCGCTGGCGCTGCGCTGCGATCCCCGAACTCATTTTTCTGGCCGCCGTTTACCTGCGGCTGGTCAATTTTACCCGTGGACTTTCCTCCCACGCAGGAGAAACAGGCGGTCTGCCGCAACTCCTTTTGTTTATTGGCATTGCCGCTCTCCTGGGTCAGCTGCTGGTTATAATGCTTATCCTGCGGCGAAAGCAGGAGGAACCCCGGGGATTTTGGGAATACCTGGTCATCCTTGCAGCTATGGTACCTGTATTACTGGCGGCGAGTTTACTGGTGCCCCCGGATTTTGTTCAGCATTCAGTGGTGTTCAATCAGCTCTTCGCCCCCCCGGAGCCGGAATACCGGCCCCTGGAAGAAGAGGCGGAGGGACTGCCGGGAGGGAACCTGCGGGACCGGTCCCCCCTGGAAGGACTGCGGCGGCAGAACGGACAGCCCGGGCTCTACGGGCTGCCGGCGGACCGCTGGGGAGAGGGTGACAGCCAGGGTGATCGTGAAGGAGAGGGGACCGGGACCGGAGGCCGTCAGTACGCGATCATGGTGGTCTCTTCCCCCCAGGACCCCACCTATCTGGCGGACGGGTACTTTGACAGTTTCGATCCGGTCAGGGGTTTCGGGAAAGCCCGGGACATGCCCTTGAACGAGATTGTCGAGAGACGGCTGCTGGAAACCTGGATTAATCCGGCGGTTCCCGGAGACCGATCCCGTCTGGATACCGAAATTTTCACCCTTTCAACCATAGCCGAACGGGCCTTGGCCTATCTTCCTCTACAGGCGGAGCCGACGATATACGACCGCTCGGTGTATCCTTTTTCCTACTCCTACCCTCACGTTGCGGCGATATCCATCACCGATCCCTACGACTGGGTCTCCGCCCGGGATTACCGGGAAAACGAGCTGAGGGGATTTGAGAAGGAGCTGGATATTGATATGGATCCCGCCACAGAAGAGCAGTTCCGGACATTTCTTGAATCGGCCATACAGGAAGCCCAGGGACCCGGCCAGAAGATTCTTGCCATTCTGAAGAGTTTTGAAGGGCACCAGTACGAAATCGGTTTTGATGAGGATGTCTCTGTAAATGCGATGGAGCTCTTCCTTTTTACCAGTAAAAGCGGAGACTGTACCGAGTTTTCCAACACCGCGGCCATTCTGGGCCGGCTGGCGGGAATCCCCTCACGGGTCGTTACCGGGTACCTGGCTTCCGAAGGACTCCAGACCATGTCTCACCTGCAGGGGCTGATGCTGCTGCAGGTGAACATTCCCTCCCTCAAGAAGCACCCCCTGGAGGAGCTCTACCTGGTAACCAGCGCCCACCGCCACTCCTGGGCTCAGTTTTATCTGCCCGACTACGGCTGGATCGATTTTGAAACTACCCGGTACGCGATTCCCCCGCCCCCCGGGGGAGACCCGAATTCCCGGGATGTGGTTATTCCTCTCATTGAAAACCGGACGGTAAAGGGAACAGAGTTTCAGATACCCTGGAAGCTGATTGGACAAAGCCTTGCCAGCTTCCTTGTTCTTCTTGTTGTCACATTGTACGGCTACCGCTATGGCCGGGAGTTTCTGCTCAGGTGCCTTGCAGCAAAACCGGGCCGGCGGGGACTTCTGGCGGCGGAAAAGCTGCTTCTGGTATTGCTGGCCAATGAAGGTGTCAGACTCAAAAAGCGGGCGGAAACCCCCAGGGAGTATGCCGAAGAGCTCCCGGAACTGGGCCGTTTTGCTCACGTTTACGAGGAACTGCGTTTCAAGGTGAGGATTGACCCTGTTACAGAGAAGCAGCTGAAAGCTGAACTCCTGGGCGAAATCCACCGTGCAGCTGCTGCCCGACGCCGCCGCGGACTGAAGGGGGCCTTTCTACGCCTGGTCAGCCTGAAAGGAGTCGCCTACCGATGA